ACTGCAAGCAGCGCCATTCCAACATCAAAGAACACTACAGAAAATGATGAGACCGAGAAGGAGTATATGATGCTTGGCTTACCAATAGTGGGTGGATTAAGTTCTGCATTTAGTAATGTAAAGAAAGCAGCTGCAATAGACTACGACTTGCTGTCCAAGACGTGCTCGATGCTAACAGCTCAGATATCTGAAATCAAGACACATTTGGCACAACGCGACAATGTTAAAGGACTATTCGGTAAAGAGATGAAGAAATTCCTGGATGCTGctgaaaaagaaatgaaaacgGTGAGAGACGAACAAGATAGAGTAATGGAACTCGTAAAGAAAACAACAGATTATTATCAAGCAGGAGCTTCAGATGATAAAGGATGGCAACCACTTCAACTATTCGCCATAGTTAAAGATTTTCTAGAAATGGTTGATAAAGTTTGTGTAGAGATTACAAGAAACATGCAGAAAAAGAAACCTCTCGTAGCTGTCGGAGGATCATCATCACCAGGAATGGAAAATAGTAGAGCTGTCAGATTTCCAAAATTGCCGGCTAACTTCTTATCAGACATTTCCAAGAGCAGTTCGTCTTCTGATACTAGCGATGATTCATGAATATACCAGACAAGAAAATCGAAAGGGATCAAATTCTGTACATAGAGAGGAAAAGTATAAAGTATTTTTAAGTGTACACACATTTGTTTCACTAATGATTTCaactttttgatattcttttccAAGTGtttcatgattatgtgaaatgaaTTTCAACTTTTTTCCCTTATCTGTGTTTCACCGGCCAGACGCCACTTTATGTGACTACACTGAGTATGTCATTGTAGTAACCACGCTTCACTAGAAACCTTCTAAATCAATCATCCATGTGTTTTTAGGGAAATCCACACTTTCAATATGCACATAGCTGCAAATGGATTATTATTCCAAAAACTTCTTAGTTGCATAGAATGTTTAAGGCTTCTAGTGTAAGTACAACAATGTGTTTAGTCTCCCACATCAGTTGATCGAATGATTTGTGATCTCCTTATATGATCTTTAGCAATCTTTCATCTCGTGGACTAACTTTTGAGGTTGAGTTAAACTCGAAGACCACTGtcttcacatggtatcagagtctAACCATCTATATTCTTGTTAACCCTATGTTAGCCCCATGTTGTATTGTCCATGCACCAGGTGTCCAGTCCTCAGGGAAGGAAGTGTTAACTGTTGAGTCTCCCACATGGGCTGAGGTTATGGTCTCGGACAACACTCACCAGATGAGCTATCTTTGAGGTTCAGTCGAacccaaaatttatttttatcatcagTATGCATCTAAGTACTAATATGGCTAAGGTGGAAATACAAAATGATCTCCAAAATAGTTGTTTTATCATACTTCCATTCTTTGCTTGAATAGAAAATTCACTGTTTTATCACATTCGTGTTCTTGCTTGAATAGAAGGTAACAACAAATGCACAAGCGATAAATAATAGTTCGTATACCATGTATTTTCTATATAATCCTAAACAATTTACATAACATGAACTCCCAGTCCCCACCTGGTGGAACCTGTTTCATTCCAGAATTGTTTTATCAAGTTGGATGTGATCATCGAATGCTAGGCAAACATATATCGACACTGTACAGACTTCAGTATGGTCTAGTCCATAATTCATGGATAACAAGGTCCAACGATACGTAGCCACAAGGAAAACAAAATCTATTTGACCTCTTCACCACTAGTCAGGCGGGTCTTCTCTTCTTCAACCTGCTCAAGCAATACTTGTAATTCCACTTCTGTTAAGCTCTCTAACCGTTTCTGCAAGTTGGGAAAAGTTAAGACTCAACCCGTTGAACTGTTACAGAAAAATCTTGTGATGACTTATCAGAGTGATGAAAATAATCTCTGAGATGACCGAACTCTCAGGTAAGATTGATTTCAAATTATTCAATATGCATAAAAGAGGTTGGAGACACAATTTTAAGCCCCGGAAATGATATCTTAAGCTAGAGAAGCAATCCCAGCTTTGCACGAAAACTATATGCTAAGCTTCGGCTTATGACTACCAATAGAATCCTAGCATCAGAAAATGCAGTTCTGTTTTTCCTTTAACATGATACGATCTGATTTAGGATGTTCGTTAGCAGCTGAAGAATTAGCAAGAGTTCTAGAATGAACCAATTTGGTGGAACGTTGAAATGTCACATTCTATAGGCGTAGTTCAGGTAAATGTCCCTCTACTATGAACTCTTTAAGTTGACCCCCTTCcgaaaatactaaaaaaaatcattcaactGTATTCACAACACAGAAAAGGATAACAGAAACAAACAGATGAGTTGAATGTTAATCAAAATACCGCACCTCCATGACTTTGCTTTCGTAGTCTCGTAGTTGTTGAGCATACGTCATTTCCTTGTTTGAGACACGGAAGATGTATGTTGAGATCCATCCAACTGTTAGACCCAAAACCAGGACTAGTTGGACGACATTTCCAGCTTGTAAAGGGTCAAATCCCAAGAACTGCATAAGATATTTGGACAAAAGTTATTGCAGACAAGCATATATTGAACCAGAACATAAGGAAAACATAGATCAAAGTACCTCCAATCCACTCTTTAAGCCAACCCCTAGAAGTGTAACTCCAACTCCAATCAATATAACATCCTTTCTCGTATATCCAAATGGTGTCTGCATCAGCATCAAATCATTCAAATGACCAAGCACGAAAGAGGACATACTTCTAATAAGGATAACGGAGTGAAATTTCTCCAAACTAATGATACTAGAATAAGAAAAAACAGAATCATATGCATAGTTCATAATAGAGAATGCAATCGCAAAACATGCCTTATTCTGTCCAAGAGCTCCATCGCTACTGCCACTCGGTTCTGAGCTAGCTCTGGTGATCATACGTGGAACTTTCTTCATGCTCATGTTGTGGGATACATTCCTTAGGACAGAGGAAGTTCCGACACTGAGATGTCTCTGGGAGTAAGTTATTTCTGCAAGTCAGACAAACGTATAACAGACGATTTATTAATCAACCAATTGAAACTTGAATATCAAAGTTGAACATGAAAGGTTCCTCCATAACTTTATACGATTTCCAACACTAGTCAACATCTACCAAATGCAAGAAGCACGATAACGAATTTGTTGGAAACACTCACATTCTTGAGATAA
The window above is part of the Solanum pennellii chromosome 5, SPENNV200 genome. Proteins encoded here:
- the LOC107020611 gene encoding uncharacterized protein LOC107020611 is translated as MASTGSLLCKCRVSSLISISSFPLMQPITRPEITYSQRHLSVGTSSVLRNVSHNMSMKKVPRMITRASSEPSGSSDGALGQNKTPFGYTRKDVILIGVGVTLLGVGLKSGLEFLGFDPLQAGNVVQLVLVLGLTVGWISTYIFRVSNKEMTYAQQLRDYESKVMEKRLESLTEVELQVLLEQVEEEKTRLTSGEEVK